CGCCGCACGCCGCGCGACTGGCCAAAGGCACGGTCGAGATGCTCGGCCCCCTTTGCTTCGAAGATCGTATCCTGCATGCCCCACACGATGCGTGTCGGTATCGTGCTGCGCTTGAGCTTTGGCCCGATCCCGGCCAGCGCATTGCGTTCCTGCGCGACCGCATAGGCATGGACCAGCGCCTTGTTGCGTGGCGCGGAAAGCAACGGCGCGAAATACATCTCGATCGCCGCGTCGCTTGGTTGCGTGGGGACCGAATAACACATTCCGCCAATGCCCTGCGCCGACCGCGCCAAAGCCTTGTCGGCGCGCCATGGCGCGAGCCATTTGTCGACGAACTGACCCTGTTTCGATAGCTCGATCACGGGCAGCAGCGCAGGCGGCGGACTGTCGATCTCGCTATCGCAATTGGTCAGCAGCAAAGTCCGTACCCGCTCCGGATGCCGCGCGACCAGCAATTGCGCGACTGCCCCGCCACTGTCGCTCGCGACCAGGTCGACCGTCTTTATCTTCAGCGTGTCGAGCAGCGATATGAGCATCGCCGCCTGCGCATCGGGATCGACCGATTGGCCCGGCGCGACCCTGGTATATCCCAAGGAGAGAAAGTCCGGCGCGACGCAGCGCCGGTACATCGACAGGCGGTCGATCGCGCCGCGCCACTGGAAGCTGTTGAGTGGAAAGCCGTGCAGGAACAGCGCGACGCTGAGCGGCCGGCCCTCGTCGATATAGGCGATCTCGCCGAATGGTGTTTTGGCGAAGCGGCGCACCTTGTTGAAGTGGCGATAATGCAGGGCATCGACCACGCCGGCATCCGCCCCGACATTCCCGGTGCCGCTCGCGATGCCGCGTCCGGCAAGTGCGGTGGCCGCCAATGCGCCGGCGGTCATCTTGATGAATTCTCTGCGATACATGGCTTTCTTCCGTCTGCGCCCTGGATCGGGCGAGGCGGATCTCAACCATGTTGCCGGCACCGACCGCTATCAGGATCTTTAGCGATCTCGCGCCGCCGCCGGGGCGGCCTGCATTTGACTAAAGAATCCGACAGCGGGGCGGCGTGCATCGCGCCTAACGCCGGGTTCGACATCAACAGCAACCCGAATGGCTTCCCCGAAATGGCTCCCATATCCCGAACCAGCATCCAGCTCCGGTGGATCGTCGCGACCGCGATCGCATCGGCCTCGATCATCGCGATGTCCGGCATCGCCCGGGCGTCCGATCATCTCGACACGCCATCGGTGATCGCCGACCCTCGCGCCGATATCGGCGATCTCTACGCCTGGACCTCGACCGATGGCCACCGTCTCAACCTGGTGATGACAGTGGTCGGGCACAGTTTCTCCGACAAGCTCGCTTATGAATTCCATATCGATAGCGGCAAAGACTTCGGCCAGACCAACGCGACCGCCATGATCAGTTGCCGCTTCAGCGCGATGACGGCGGCCGATTGCCGGGTCGGAACCGAGGACCGGGCGATCGGCGATGCGAGCGGGCCGCAGGGCATCGCAGGCCGCAATCACCGCTTCCGCGTCTTTGCCGGACTGCGCGATGACCCGTTCTTCAATAATGTGCGCGGATCGCGCGCGGCATTCGATGTCGCCAGCGCCGCGCTGCACGCCGGAACCCGTTACGACAGCGCGGGATGCGCGCAATTCGACGCCGCCACCTCACGCAACATCCTCGATCAGTGGCGGCACACCGATGGCGGCCCGGCCAAGAACTTCCTCGCCGGATGGACCCCGGCATCGATCGTCATCTCGGTCGATCTCGATCTCGTTGCGAAGGGCGGTAAGCTGCTCGCGGTGTGGAGCGACACCGTGTCGCCCGAACGGCGCATCGATCGCGCCGGCCGCCCGCTGACCGGCAATGCACTGCTCTCGCCGCTCGACTCCGACCGGGGCGACATACTCAAAGAGGCCTATAATGCGGCAACGCCAGCCAGTTCGGCGGTGTTCGTTGCCGAAATCCAGAAATCGCTCGGCCTTTATGACGGGTATGACGGCATCTGCGGCAACCAGCTGCTGATCGATCGCAAGGCACCGCCGCCGCAGCGCTACCGCGCGCTCGCCGCTTTGCTTGCCGACGATCGGCTTTGGGTGAACAGCGCAGCGACGACCTGCACCCAATTATTCGCGATCGAACGCGCCAGCCTGGCCGGCGAAACCGCCCTGGCCGGCGATTGTGGCGGCCGCACGCCCAATTACAGCGCGGTCAACGCCTATCGCTCATTGCTCGCGAACGGCACGCCGACCGGCATCAACGACGGTGTGGATCGGGACGAGCGCGCGCATTCCGTCACGACATTCCCGTTCCTCGCGGCACCCGAGACGGCACCTCATGTTGCTCCCGGCGCGGAGCCTTACAAGGAATGACCCGGGTTTCGACACGGTCGCGGGCGATCGTCGCGCTGATCGCCATTGTCGGCGGCTCGCTGCTCGCCGGCCCGGCGGCAGCGCATGACGGGACCGGCCTTGCCGGCGGATTCCTGTCCGGTTTCGGCCATCCGCTCAGCGGGTTCGATCATCTGCTGGCAATGGTCGCGGTCGGGCTATGGGGCGCCCATCTCGGCCGGCCGCTGATTTACGCATTACCGGTCGCTTTCCCCGGCGTCATGGTTGCCGGCGCGGTGATCGGCATGATCGGTCTGCCGATACCGCCGGTCGAGATCGGCATCGCCGCCTCCGTGTTGGTACTGGGTGGCTGTATCGCGCTGGCGCTGCGCGCGCCGGTCTGGCTCGCCGTGCCGATCGTTGCCTTGTTCGCGCTGTTCCACGGCTATGCGCATGGCCGCGAATTGCCTTCGGCCGCCGATCCGGTCGGTTATAGTCTCGGCTTCGTGCTCGCCACCGGACTGCTTCACGTCGCCGGCATCGGTATCGGCACGCTCAATCGCTGGCCAATCGGCATCAAGATCACGCGCGGCATGGGCGGCCTCATCGCCGCGACCGGCGTCTGGTTCCTGTATCGGGCGCTTGGCGCATGAGGAGCGCAGCGGCGGCATTGCTGTTCGCTACGCTCGGCCTGACGCTGGCATTCGCGCCACGGTGGATCCGCGTGCCGGGCCTGGCCGCCGCCGTGATCGGGGCAGCCATAGTCTCAGTCTCGGGTTTTCCCGTGGCCATGCAAGGCACCGCCTTTCTCGGTTGCTGGGCAAGCCTCATCGTCACGGCAGCTTGTGTCCACCTGCGCGGAGGCCCCGGACCATGTGCCGTGCTGGCGCTATCGGGCAATGCGGGCCTGTGGGCCGGGGCGGTCATCGCCACGACCGGACCGCCGTCCGATCTGCTGCGCGCGCTGCCCGGTGCGCTGATCATCCTGCCTGCCGCAATCATTCACCGCCACGCGCCGATCGCGCTCAAGATCGCCTCAAGCTGGCTGATCGCGGTCGCGATGCTCGCCGCGTCGCTCAACTTCCTGCCCGTCACACCGGGCTATCAGCCCGATCATCTCGAATAGGAAACAAGCCGGTGCCCGTCGCCACTCCCTCACGGAAAATGCTCGGCCTCGCAGCCGCGCTGACCTGTACCACCTCGGTCGCTGCGCATGATTTCTGGGTTCAGCCCAATGCCTTCTGGCTACGTCCCGGCGCGGCGATGCCGGTCACGCTGCAGGTCGGTCATGGTCCCTTGCGGCAACGCTCGCCGATACCGCTGCGCCGAATCACGCGCTTCGCCGCGATCACCCCGGCGGGCAGCGCCATCGACCTGCGCGCGAGCCTGCATCCCGGCGGCGCGGATGATAGCACGATCGGTTTCCGGAACCCCGGCACCTATATGCTGGTGCTCGAAACCGACACGACCGCACAAAGCCATCTGCCCGCGATCCGCTACAACGACTATCTGAAGGTCGAAGGCCTGACCCCCGCACTCACCCTCCGCGCACGTACCGGCCGGACCGGCACCGATGGATCGGAGAATTACGGCCGGATCGCCAAGGCGATCGTGCAGGTCGGACCGCCCGGCGGTTCGCAGGCGCAGGTCACCAAACCACTCGGCCTGGCACTCGAGATCGTGCCCGAGATCAGCCCCTATGCGATGCCGCGCTCAGCGCTTCTGCCGGTCCGCGTGATCTATCACGGCCGTCCGCTGGCGGGCGCGCTGATCAAGCTCACCGATCTCGACCATGACGAAGCGCCGTTCGAAACGCACCGCACCGACGCCGCCGGACGCGCTCGCTTTGCAATGCCGCGACGCGGATCCTGGCTGATCAATGTGATTTGGACCAGGCCGCTCCCCGCCGCGCGCGAGACGGATTTCGAAACCGTCTTTTCTAGCCTGAGCTTCGGATTCCCGGCGCGCCGCTAGCCATGTCGCCAGCCGCGCCAGTTCGGGCTGTTCGCACTACGCTTTACCGGGCCGCGCCGAACCCGCCCAGCATCGCCCGATCACCGCGCCATCCCGCCAGCGCCGCTCTTCGGTCGAGCCCCGCGCTCCTGGCCGAACCAATCGCCGCCTCCGCCTCGGCGCGCACCGACAGCGTGACCGGATCCCTGGGCCGGCCGGCCAGCGCGGCGTCGGCCATGCGGATCGCCTCGGCCGGCTTGCCCATC
This portion of the Sphingomonas sp. So64.6b genome encodes:
- a CDS encoding alpha/beta hydrolase, with amino-acid sequence MYRREFIKMTAGALAATALAGRGIASGTGNVGADAGVVDALHYRHFNKVRRFAKTPFGEIAYIDEGRPLSVALFLHGFPLNSFQWRGAIDRLSMYRRCVAPDFLSLGYTRVAPGQSVDPDAQAAMLISLLDTLKIKTVDLVASDSGGAVAQLLVARHPERVRTLLLTNCDSEIDSPPPALLPVIELSKQGQFVDKWLAPWRADKALARSAQGIGGMCYSVPTQPSDAAIEMYFAPLLSAPRNKALVHAYAVAQERNALAGIGPKLKRSTIPTRIVWGMQDTIFEAKGAEHLDRAFGQSRGVRRLSVGKLFWPEEYPDILAEEAAALWNTSLLCAEAQCDAPRTGDQLIS
- a CDS encoding DUF4331 family protein — its product is MTKESDSGAACIAPNAGFDINSNPNGFPEMAPISRTSIQLRWIVATAIASASIIAMSGIARASDHLDTPSVIADPRADIGDLYAWTSTDGHRLNLVMTVVGHSFSDKLAYEFHIDSGKDFGQTNATAMISCRFSAMTAADCRVGTEDRAIGDASGPQGIAGRNHRFRVFAGLRDDPFFNNVRGSRAAFDVASAALHAGTRYDSAGCAQFDAATSRNILDQWRHTDGGPAKNFLAGWTPASIVISVDLDLVAKGGKLLAVWSDTVSPERRIDRAGRPLTGNALLSPLDSDRGDILKEAYNAATPASSAVFVAEIQKSLGLYDGYDGICGNQLLIDRKAPPPQRYRALAALLADDRLWVNSAATTCTQLFAIERASLAGETALAGDCGGRTPNYSAVNAYRSLLANGTPTGINDGVDRDERAHSVTTFPFLAAPETAPHVAPGAEPYKE
- a CDS encoding HupE/UreJ family protein, with amino-acid sequence MTRVSTRSRAIVALIAIVGGSLLAGPAAAHDGTGLAGGFLSGFGHPLSGFDHLLAMVAVGLWGAHLGRPLIYALPVAFPGVMVAGAVIGMIGLPIPPVEIGIAASVLVLGGCIALALRAPVWLAVPIVALFALFHGYAHGRELPSAADPVGYSLGFVLATGLLHVAGIGIGTLNRWPIGIKITRGMGGLIAATGVWFLYRALGA
- a CDS encoding DUF4198 domain-containing protein, which encodes MPVATPSRKMLGLAAALTCTTSVAAHDFWVQPNAFWLRPGAAMPVTLQVGHGPLRQRSPIPLRRITRFAAITPAGSAIDLRASLHPGGADDSTIGFRNPGTYMLVLETDTTAQSHLPAIRYNDYLKVEGLTPALTLRARTGRTGTDGSENYGRIAKAIVQVGPPGGSQAQVTKPLGLALEIVPEISPYAMPRSALLPVRVIYHGRPLAGALIKLTDLDHDEAPFETHRTDAAGRARFAMPRRGSWLINVIWTRPLPAARETDFETVFSSLSFGFPARR